A stretch of the Staphylococcus sp. NRL 16/872 genome encodes the following:
- a CDS encoding phage tail tape measure protein, whose protein sequence is MNEKLQGLTLEMKLDAIGVEEGMKGLKRQLGVVNSEMRANLSAFDKSDKSMEKYEAQIKGLNNRLKVQKQMFNQAEGELKKLNSDYVTAKSRIKEVERAYLGLAESNKKNKQTLDKSTQALKESNSELKKAEAQYKRTANAKQKEWEKLKELRKANKDYENSVKQSSVALREASRRTENQAKEVERLKNEEKALKNTENVKTSELKKANRATTEASEKLKKLQEEERKYRNENKAATNQLKKSNTAIETSSAKHKQLVQRYKEEGGQVDKLKAKNKGLATSNEKVKSTYDKTNSELKQSEQEYNKLNRIIKNHSVDVAKAEKAVNTERTALNKLERTLNQTTKEMESFNKEQLISNSHFTKTANKADQMSKKFGSMGDKMSSMGRSMTMGVTTPITLGLGAAIKTSADFESQMSKVGAVSQSSSKDLKAMSDQAVDLGAKTSKSASEVAEGMNELASLGFNAQQIMKAMPGVISAAEASGADMATTATVMASSINSFNLKASDSSHVADLLSMAANDSAADINYMGDALKYAGTPAHSLGVTLEDTSAAIEVMSNSGLEGSQAGTALRASFIRLANPTKKSQKQLDALGVSLTNSKGKFVGMPKLIGQFKDGLQGMTKEQKLAAVAQVVGTEAASGFLALIDAGPKKVGQFSKSLKESDGASKKASDQMKNNLKGSLEQLGGAFESLGIQVGKDLTPAIRTGAHFVQSFVDGFNGMPGWVRKSAVALTLFVGAIGPTILAGGLLLRAISSAAKGYASLNKEMAVNSAEAAVNAGANKAAAGSLATTGKSTKGAKGLLGEFGNVIRMTTTRFGGLSRVLTVGSKLFVKVGVPLTILTTIFGVAYEKMGWFRRGFSDMGKLVNQVGSSIDFSWIPNMGKAWDDFKNDMAKGLQDGLLFKGIHKLFNGIHSAASKASDKVNVLGKGVSNETKSALGTYLKYSDQSDKIFEDICFNHGQITKKQADELIAINKKMSGELIKQLEARKNKEIKLDHDVLDSSKVISEKRKQAILQKATEEGNLRIQKAKELNKRIEDLESKAAKNGKLSKDEAKELQKLYEQRNNLAVKSLSKGEKEQQRILSRMSANRRAMSIKEASDTIKESIKAKNQAIKDAKKKYDAKVDEINQMVGLSKSEKNKLLNEAQDQYDKEVKKAKSHHKTTLKNVKASNKNVEKEIDLSNGKVLTGMQKWFHGLGQDSKNAWNKMGKNAQHFGKIMSGSGKWFKGLKTSASNAFSGAGKAIAKHSKSAYSSATTWFGKTTSKSVTKFKDLKAGSDKWFGKIGSKIKSVSKSAYSNATNWFNKTTSKSVSKFKDLKAGSDKWWGKVGSKIKTTSKSAYSTATNWFSKTTSKSIAKFKDLKAGSDKWWGKVGSKIKSISKAAYSNATNWFNKTKNKSVGYFKDLKSGTDKWWGKVGSKIRTASKNAYNDARNWFSKTKSKSLDLFKDIKNATDKRWNSISSKIKDKSKEAYNSSKKWFTNAKNTALDRFKDMYNGAKKNFGNIVDQSEDKGKKTFGKWKSWLGKTLDWIKNIKGEFGDAASSLGKSVANKAIDGLNGMIGGINKIAKAITDKSLIKEIPKLSTGTVSGSSLATDSNGGLTAPTLAVVNDRGLGNAPGGGVQEVIHRADGSLEAPQGRNTIVHLNKGDGVINARDTFKLQRMGAIPRFASGSKKKNWLENIEDATSNVAKKMLNGATKGAKHAKEVAKDKTKNVIDKAKEVGTDALENAEDAAMGIWSGIKGVTSDVGEFLEHPGKLVDKVMDFMKINFGGGANATVQMAKGAYGILKKKLVDKVRQWFEESGGDGDGGYIKYLNNITTPYSPNGPPPGYAFNWAHPGIDLPYIYEKVQSTISGIARTRDTGNVGFGHHIVVEGRPYDVTYGHLSKWLVKDGEHVHPGTVLGISGDTGSSTGPHLHYEMNEHGYGSMTGHSIDPIKWLRTHNGSGRGGHLRRGSSGFSNGAINHDLGVTSKNISAAGINRWLGGTGMAGLGSVFMRAGKASGLDPRYLVAHAAVETGWGASAMSGRGDVNHGNWFGVGAFDNNPNNGFNYGLGIVGGAKWIRDNFYNRGQRTVYRMRHNGGVHQYATAGNWDTMIAGIMENSANYFATGGLIKNSGWYNIAEAGFPEWVIPTDPARRTDALKLLEHATYSIQPQNTSDNRRPNQLTNLNGNKGPNKLEQKLDTLISLIANIVKSNDTIANKDWNIELDGRELNRNNNRRQALQLATQLMRG, encoded by the coding sequence ATGAATGAGAAGTTACAGGGTTTAACTTTAGAAATGAAGTTAGACGCTATTGGTGTTGAAGAAGGTATGAAAGGCTTAAAAAGACAACTTGGCGTTGTAAATAGTGAAATGAGAGCGAACCTTTCTGCTTTTGATAAGTCAGATAAATCAATGGAAAAATACGAGGCTCAAATTAAAGGCTTGAATAATCGTTTGAAAGTCCAAAAGCAAATGTTTAATCAAGCTGAAGGAGAGTTAAAAAAGCTTAATTCAGATTATGTAACGGCTAAATCTCGTATTAAAGAAGTTGAAAGAGCCTATCTTGGTCTAGCTGAATCCAATAAAAAGAATAAACAAACACTTGATAAGTCTACTCAAGCTTTAAAAGAATCAAACTCAGAGCTTAAAAAGGCTGAAGCACAATACAAACGTACAGCTAATGCTAAGCAAAAAGAGTGGGAAAAACTTAAAGAGTTAAGAAAAGCTAATAAAGACTATGAGAATTCAGTTAAGCAATCAAGTGTTGCTTTACGTGAGGCATCAAGAAGAACTGAGAATCAAGCTAAAGAAGTTGAGCGATTAAAGAATGAAGAAAAAGCGCTTAAAAATACTGAAAATGTAAAAACAAGTGAGCTCAAAAAAGCGAATCGGGCAACAACTGAAGCTTCTGAAAAACTCAAAAAACTGCAAGAAGAAGAACGTAAATATCGTAATGAAAATAAAGCTGCTACTAATCAACTTAAAAAGTCTAACACTGCAATTGAGACATCTAGTGCTAAGCATAAACAACTTGTACAACGATACAAAGAAGAAGGCGGACAGGTTGATAAGTTAAAAGCTAAAAATAAAGGTTTAGCAACTTCGAATGAAAAAGTTAAAAGTACTTATGATAAAACGAACAGTGAGCTTAAACAATCTGAACAAGAGTACAATAAACTTAATCGTATTATTAAAAATCATAGTGTGGATGTTGCTAAAGCAGAAAAGGCAGTTAACACTGAACGTACTGCACTTAATAAGCTAGAGCGTACATTAAACCAAACAACTAAAGAGATGGAAAGTTTTAACAAAGAACAACTCATTTCAAATAGTCATTTTACTAAAACCGCTAATAAAGCAGATCAAATGTCTAAAAAGTTTGGTAGCATGGGCGATAAGATGAGCTCAATGGGGCGCAGTATGACAATGGGCGTTACAACACCTATCACTTTAGGTTTAGGTGCTGCAATTAAGACTAGTGCAGATTTTGAATCTCAAATGTCTAAAGTCGGTGCCGTGTCACAATCAAGTAGTAAAGATTTAAAAGCTATGTCAGACCAAGCAGTTGATCTCGGTGCTAAAACTAGTAAAAGTGCTTCAGAAGTAGCAGAAGGTATGAACGAATTAGCATCACTTGGATTTAATGCTCAACAAATTATGAAAGCTATGCCTGGTGTTATCAGTGCAGCGGAAGCAAGTGGTGCTGATATGGCTACAACTGCAACAGTCATGGCATCTTCGATTAATTCATTCAACCTAAAAGCAAGCGATTCAAGCCATGTAGCAGACTTATTATCTATGGCTGCAAATGACAGTGCAGCTGATATTAATTATATGGGTGATGCACTTAAATATGCAGGTACACCTGCCCATTCTTTAGGTGTTACTTTAGAAGATACTTCTGCAGCAATCGAAGTTATGAGTAACAGTGGGCTTGAAGGTTCTCAAGCGGGTACTGCACTTCGAGCATCTTTCATCAGATTAGCCAATCCTACTAAAAAATCCCAAAAGCAATTAGATGCTTTAGGCGTATCTTTAACAAATTCAAAAGGCAAATTCGTTGGTATGCCTAAATTAATTGGCCAATTTAAAGATGGATTACAAGGTATGACGAAAGAACAAAAACTTGCAGCAGTTGCACAAGTTGTAGGAACAGAAGCTGCAAGTGGTTTCTTAGCATTAATTGATGCAGGGCCTAAAAAAGTAGGCCAGTTCAGTAAATCCTTAAAAGAATCTGATGGTGCAAGTAAAAAGGCGTCTGACCAAATGAAGAACAACCTTAAGGGTTCATTAGAGCAATTAGGTGGTGCATTTGAGTCTTTAGGTATTCAAGTAGGTAAAGATTTAACACCTGCGATTCGAACAGGCGCACATTTTGTTCAAAGTTTTGTAGATGGATTTAATGGCATGCCTGGTTGGGTCAGAAAGTCTGCAGTAGCTTTAACACTTTTTGTTGGTGCTATCGGACCAACCATTTTAGCAGGTGGATTGTTGCTTAGAGCAATTTCAAGTGCTGCAAAAGGTTACGCATCACTTAATAAAGAAATGGCAGTCAATTCTGCAGAAGCGGCTGTTAATGCAGGTGCAAACAAAGCGGCTGCAGGCTCATTAGCTACAACAGGTAAATCTACTAAAGGTGCTAAAGGGCTGCTTGGTGAGTTTGGTAATGTTATTCGAATGACTACAACTCGATTCGGTGGCTTAAGTAGAGTATTAACAGTCGGTTCTAAATTGTTTGTAAAAGTGGGCGTACCTTTAACAATTTTAACTACTATTTTTGGCGTGGCTTATGAAAAAATGGGCTGGTTTAGACGTGGCTTTTCAGACATGGGCAAACTAGTTAATCAAGTAGGTTCTAGCATTGATTTTTCATGGATTCCAAACATGGGTAAAGCCTGGGATGATTTTAAAAATGACATGGCTAAAGGCTTACAAGATGGCTTATTATTTAAAGGTATTCATAAACTTTTTAATGGTATTCATTCTGCTGCAAGTAAAGCTTCAGATAAAGTCAATGTGTTAGGAAAAGGTGTGTCTAATGAAACTAAAAGTGCTTTAGGTACATACCTTAAATACTCAGACCAATCTGATAAAATCTTCGAAGATATCTGTTTTAATCATGGTCAAATTACTAAGAAACAAGCGGATGAATTAATTGCTATCAATAAAAAAATGAGTGGCGAATTAATTAAGCAACTTGAAGCTCGTAAGAATAAAGAAATTAAATTAGATCATGATGTGTTGGATAGTTCTAAAGTTATTTCAGAAAAGCGTAAGCAAGCTATTCTTCAAAAAGCTACTGAAGAAGGAAACTTAAGAATTCAGAAAGCTAAAGAATTAAATAAACGTATTGAAGACTTAGAATCTAAAGCTGCAAAAAATGGTAAATTATCTAAAGATGAAGCAAAAGAGCTTCAAAAATTGTATGAACAAAGAAATAATTTAGCAGTAAAATCTTTATCTAAAGGCGAAAAAGAACAACAGCGAATACTATCAAGAATGTCTGCCAATCGACGAGCTATGTCTATAAAAGAAGCGTCAGATACGATTAAAGAATCGATTAAAGCGAAAAATCAAGCAATTAAAGATGCTAAAAAGAAATATGACGCTAAAGTTGATGAAATCAATCAGATGGTTGGACTATCTAAGAGTGAAAAGAATAAACTTCTAAATGAAGCGCAAGACCAATACGATAAAGAAGTTAAAAAAGCAAAATCTCACCATAAAACAACATTAAAAAATGTTAAAGCCTCAAATAAGAATGTTGAAAAAGAGATAGACTTATCCAATGGTAAAGTGTTAACTGGTATGCAAAAGTGGTTCCATGGACTTGGTCAAGATAGCAAAAATGCTTGGAACAAGATGGGTAAAAACGCACAACACTTCGGTAAGATAATGTCCGGTTCTGGTAAGTGGTTTAAAGGTTTAAAAACTTCTGCTTCTAATGCTTTTTCAGGTGCAGGTAAAGCTATTGCAAAACATTCTAAATCTGCTTATAGCAGTGCTACAACGTGGTTTGGTAAAACGACATCTAAGTCAGTAACAAAGTTCAAAGATTTAAAAGCCGGTTCAGACAAATGGTTTGGTAAGATTGGAAGTAAAATTAAATCTGTTTCTAAATCGGCATATAGCAATGCAACGAATTGGTTTAACAAAACAACATCTAAGTCAGTATCTAAATTTAAAGACTTAAAAGCAGGTTCTGATAAATGGTGGGGTAAAGTAGGAAGTAAAATCAAAACTACATCTAAATCAGCATACAGTACTGCCACTAATTGGTTCAGTAAAACCACTTCTAAATCAATAGCCAAATTTAAAGATTTGAAAGCAGGCTCAGACAAATGGTGGGGTAAAGTTGGAAGTAAAATTAAATCTATTTCTAAAGCTGCTTATAGTAACGCCACTAATTGGTTTAACAAGACTAAAAATAAATCAGTAGGTTATTTTAAAGACTTAAAATCAGGTACAGATAAATGGTGGGGTAAAGTAGGTAGTAAGATTAGAACAGCTTCTAAAAATGCCTATAACGATGCTAGAAATTGGTTTAGTAAAACTAAATCAAAATCTTTAGACTTATTTAAAGATATTAAAAATGCTACGGATAAACGTTGGAATAGTATCAGTAGCAAAATCAAAGATAAATCTAAAGAGGCTTATAATAGCTCTAAAAAATGGTTTACTAACGCAAAGAACACAGCGTTAGATAGATTCAAAGATATGTATAATGGAGCTAAGAAAAACTTTGGTAATATTGTTGATCAAAGTGAAGATAAAGGTAAAAAGACATTTGGTAAATGGAAATCTTGGTTAGGTAAAACACTTGATTGGATTAAAAATATTAAAGGCGAATTTGGAGATGCAGCATCAAGCTTAGGTAAATCTGTTGCTAACAAGGCTATTGATGGATTGAACGGCATGATTGGCGGTATCAATAAAATTGCCAAAGCAATTACTGATAAGTCCCTGATTAAGGAGATACCTAAACTATCAACTGGGACTGTGTCAGGCTCAAGTCTAGCTACTGACTCTAATGGAGGTCTTACTGCACCGACTTTAGCCGTTGTTAATGATAGAGGTTTAGGCAATGCGCCAGGCGGTGGTGTTCAAGAAGTTATTCATAGAGCAGATGGAAGCCTAGAAGCTCCTCAAGGTAGAAATACAATTGTTCATTTGAATAAAGGTGACGGTGTAATTAATGCTAGAGATACATTCAAACTTCAACGAATGGGTGCAATTCCTAGATTTGCAAGTGGAAGTAAAAAGAAAAATTGGCTAGAAAATATTGAAGATGCCACAAGCAATGTAGCGAAAAAAATGCTGAATGGTGCAACTAAAGGTGCTAAACATGCTAAAGAAGTTGCAAAAGACAAAACCAAAAATGTAATTGATAAAGCTAAAGAGGTTGGTACTGACGCCCTCGAAAATGCAGAAGATGCTGCTATGGGTATCTGGAGTGGTATCAAAGGCGTTACAAGCGATGTAGGCGAATTCTTAGAGCATCCTGGTAAACTTGTTGATAAAGTCATGGACTTTATGAAAATCAACTTTGGTGGAGGAGCCAATGCTACAGTCCAAATGGCTAAGGGTGCTTATGGAATTTTAAAGAAAAAGTTAGTCGATAAAGTTAGACAATGGTTTGAAGAAAGTGGCGGAGACGGCGATGGTGGATATATTAAATATCTTAATAATATTACAACACCATATAGCCCCAACGGACCACCTCCCGGTTATGCATTTAATTGGGCTCATCCTGGTATCGACTTACCTTATATATATGAAAAAGTTCAATCTACAATATCTGGTATCGCACGAACAAGAGACACAGGTAATGTAGGTTTCGGACATCATATTGTAGTTGAAGGAAGACCTTACGATGTTACTTATGGCCATCTAAGTAAATGGCTTGTTAAAGATGGTGAACATGTACATCCAGGTACAGTATTAGGTATATCAGGTGATACAGGATCAAGTACAGGTCCTCATTTGCACTATGAAATGAATGAACACGGTTATGGTTCAATGACCGGTCATTCAATAGATCCAATTAAATGGTTAAGAACACATAATGGTAGTGGTAGAGGAGGCCACCTTAGAAGAGGTAGCTCTGGTTTCAGTAATGGTGCAATAAATCATGACTTAGGCGTTACTTCTAAAAATATTTCAGCTGCAGGCATAAACAGATGGCTAGGCGGAACTGGTATGGCCGGTTTAGGTTCAGTATTTATGAGAGCCGGTAAAGCTTCAGGTTTAGACCCTCGTTACTTAGTAGCTCACGCAGCCGTTGAGACTGGATGGGGCGCATCTGCAATGTCAGGTCGAGGAGACGTAAATCACGGAAACTGGTTCGGCGTTGGAGCATTCGATAACAATCCGAATAATGGCTTCAATTACGGCTTAGGAATTGTCGGAGGAGCTAAATGGATTAGAGATAACTTCTATAATAGAGGTCAAAGAACAGTTTATAGAATGAGACATAATGGCGGTGTACATCAGTACGCGACAGCTGGCAACTGGGATACTATGATTGCAGGCATCATGGAAAATTCAGCGAACTATTTTGCTACAGGAGGATTAATTAAAAATTCAGGCTGGTATAACATAGCAGAAGCTGGTTTTCCCGAATGGGTTATTCCAACAGATCCTGCACGACGTACAGATGCGCTTAAACTTTTAGAGCATGCAACTTATTCAATCCAACCACAAAACACTAGTGACAACAGACGACCTAATCAACTTACTAATTTAAATGGGAATAAAGGCCCTAATAAATTAGAACAAAAACTTGATACCCTTATTAGTTTAATTGCTAATATTGTTAAAAGTAATGACACTATTGCTAATAAAGATTGGAATATAGAGTTGGATGGTCGAGAGTTAAATAGAAATAATAATAGAAGACAAGCTTTGCAATTGGCTACACAGTTGATGAGAGGATGA
- a CDS encoding fibronectin type III domain-containing protein, translated as MTTILKVYDKEGNVVGEAEQNQDGTTKVTIHDLEADTTYPEGEFKVAHVNGNEVSEMVDVPEFKTKESKRKSKAQS; from the coding sequence ATGACAACAATATTAAAGGTTTATGATAAAGAAGGAAATGTTGTAGGAGAAGCGGAACAAAATCAAGATGGTACAACGAAAGTAACTATCCATGATTTAGAAGCTGATACTACTTATCCAGAAGGTGAATTTAAAGTCGCACATGTAAATGGTAACGAAGTGTCAGAAATGGTAGATGTACCAGAGTTTAAAACTAAAGAAAGTAAAAGAAAAAGTAAGGCGCAGTCATAA
- a CDS encoding major tail protein has translation MGSYVAGFKRLHVGVFDDKAEKIISKYTWEDENGGTVNMNVTGLAPDMVDMFASNKRVWMKKQGTNEVKSDMDIFNIPSDELNAVIGRSKDANGTAWVGEDTKAPYVAVVGESADGITGAPIYCALMKGTFSLDSIEFKTKNEKEESPEPTKLTGDWMNRNIDVDGNTKGIVYGYHEGSKGADEFLKKVFVGYQGLITGATTAPTNVEATGNTNSATVNAQ, from the coding sequence ATGGGTTCATACGTAGCAGGTTTTAAAAGATTACACGTAGGTGTATTTGATGACAAAGCAGAAAAAATTATTAGTAAATATACATGGGAAGATGAAAACGGTGGTACGGTAAACATGAACGTAACAGGTTTAGCGCCTGATATGGTTGATATGTTTGCATCTAACAAACGTGTTTGGATGAAAAAACAAGGTACCAATGAAGTTAAATCAGATATGGATATCTTCAACATTCCAAGTGATGAATTAAATGCAGTTATTGGACGTTCGAAAGATGCCAATGGTACTGCTTGGGTTGGAGAAGATACGAAAGCACCTTACGTCGCAGTTGTAGGTGAGTCTGCAGATGGTATTACTGGGGCGCCTATCTATTGTGCGTTAATGAAAGGGACTTTCAGTTTAGACTCAATCGAGTTCAAAACTAAAAATGAAAAAGAAGAATCACCAGAACCAACCAAATTAACAGGTGACTGGATGAATCGTAATATTGATGTAGATGGTAATACTAAAGGTATTGTTTACGGTTACCATGAAGGGTCAAAAGGTGCTGATGAATTCTTGAAAAAAGTATTTGTAGGCTATCAAGGATTAATTACAGGAGCTACTACGGCACCAACAAATGTAGAAGCTACTGGTAATACTAATAGTGCTACAGTGAATGCACAATAA